The window TTTTTACTACTGTATAATGAATCATATCTTCAAAAATGATTTTATCTCCGATTTTTAATTCCTCATTAAAAGACCAATCACCTATAAAATCTCCACTTAAGCAAGAATTACCACCCATGCGATAAGTAGGTTTTCCTTCTATTACCTTTTGGAGAGCTCCTCTAATTCTTGGTTGATAAGGCATTTCAAGACAATCAGGCATATGACAAGTGAATGAAATATTTAAGATAGCTGTTTCTACTCTATTGTTTTTTACAATATCTACTACAGAAGAAACTAATACCCCTGTTTGCCAAACAAAAGCAGCACCCGGCTCTAGAATAATCTGCAGGTGAGGATATTTTTTTCTAAAATTTTGTAGCAATTCTATCAAATGTGTTATACTATAGTTTTCTTGTGTTATTAAGTGTCCCCCCCCCATATTTAGCCATTTTATTTTGGAAAATAAATCCCCAAATTTATCTTCTACATGGTTTAATGTATTTTCTAAAGCATACGAATTGGATTCAAATAAGGTATGAAAATGTAATCCCTCTATACCTTCGGGTAGATTGTTTCCTAATTCTTCTCGTGTAATACCTAAACGTGACCCTGAAACAACAGGATTGTATAAACTAGTTCTTACTTCTGAGTATTCGGGATTGATTCGTAATCCACAGGAAATCTTTGTCAAATTATTCAAAGTTTTTTTGTAAAAACGGTAAAATTGTGACATAGAATTGAATGTAATATGCGAGCTACAAGATTTAATAACCGGAAACTCTTCTTCGGTATAAGCAGGGGAATAAGTATGAGCTTTACTTCCCATTTTTTCTAAAGCCAATCTTGCTTCCCAAGCAGAGCTCGCTGCAGAATAATTAACATACTCTCTGATAATTGGGAATGATTTCCACATAGCGAATGCTTTAAAAGCAAGTATGATTTTTATTCCTGCTTGTTCTTGAACCGATTTTATTAATGAAAGATTCTTACGAA of the Candidatus Azobacteroides pseudotrichonymphae genomovar. CFP2 genome contains:
- the nspC gene encoding carboxynorspermidine decarboxylase encodes the protein MIDFSKIPSPAYVIEEKLLRKNLSLIKSVQEQAGIKIILAFKAFAMWKSFPIIREYVNYSAASSAWEARLALEKMGSKAHTYSPAYTEEEFPVIKSCSSHITFNSMSQFYRFYKKTLNNLTKISCGLRINPEYSEVRTSLYNPVVSGSRLGITREELGNNLPEGIEGLHFHTLFESNSYALENTLNHVEDKFGDLFSKIKWLNMGGGHLITQENYSITHLIELLQNFRKKYPHLQIILEPGAAFVWQTGVLVSSVVDIVKNNRVETAILNISFTCHMPDCLEMPYQPRIRGALQKVIEGKPTYRMGGNSCLSGDFIGDWSFNEELKIGDKIIFEDMIHYTVVKTTMFNGIPHPDIYIWKINDKLEIYRKFNYDDYKNRMS